Proteins co-encoded in one Hymenobacter swuensis DY53 genomic window:
- a CDS encoding zinc-dependent alcohol dehydrogenase, translated as MKALVYHGMKDVRVDTVDDPKIEDARDAIIRVTSTAICGSDLHIYNGSIPQPRPMVLGHEFMGIVEEVGKGVGSKLKVGDRVVVPFPIACGTCYFCNHELPGHCENSNPDHYGPEGGLMTEKGGALFGYTDLYGGYNGGQAEYVRVPYADFGPRVIPDSLTDEQALFLTDIFPTGYSGIDWADVKGGEFVAIFGSGPVGIMAAKSAWLRGAARVVIVDTLQYRLDKAKASANVETIRWENHKQVVEEIRAMSEGRGADVCVECVGFEPDRDLLDRAKAIINLEKGSDKVLTTCMSAVRRGGVVTVLGVYTAPFDNFPVHQFFDKGITLRGGQAPAQKHIDKLLQYVVEGKVVLDDIITHRLPLMEAAHGYDIFRNKKDNCVKVVLKP; from the coding sequence ATGAAAGCACTCGTGTATCACGGGATGAAAGATGTTCGCGTTGACACCGTGGACGACCCCAAAATCGAAGACGCGCGCGACGCCATTATCCGCGTTACCAGCACGGCCATCTGTGGCTCTGATCTGCACATTTACAACGGCAGTATCCCCCAACCCCGTCCGATGGTGCTAGGCCATGAGTTTATGGGCATCGTGGAGGAAGTAGGTAAAGGCGTGGGCAGCAAGCTGAAAGTAGGTGACCGGGTCGTAGTGCCCTTCCCCATTGCCTGCGGCACCTGCTACTTCTGTAACCACGAGCTGCCCGGCCACTGTGAGAACTCCAACCCCGACCACTACGGCCCCGAAGGTGGCCTGATGACGGAAAAAGGTGGGGCCCTGTTCGGCTATACTGATCTGTACGGCGGCTATAATGGAGGCCAGGCGGAGTATGTGCGCGTGCCCTACGCCGACTTCGGCCCTCGCGTAATTCCCGATTCCCTGACGGACGAGCAGGCCCTGTTCCTCACTGATATTTTCCCGACGGGCTACTCTGGTATCGACTGGGCCGACGTGAAAGGCGGTGAGTTTGTCGCCATTTTTGGCTCGGGACCGGTGGGCATTATGGCGGCTAAATCGGCGTGGCTGCGCGGGGCGGCCCGCGTAGTTATTGTGGATACGCTGCAGTATCGTCTTGATAAAGCCAAAGCCTCGGCCAACGTGGAAACCATCCGGTGGGAAAACCACAAGCAGGTAGTAGAGGAAATCCGGGCTATGAGCGAAGGACGTGGGGCGGATGTATGCGTGGAGTGCGTTGGCTTCGAGCCGGACCGCGACCTGCTCGACCGCGCCAAAGCCATCATTAACCTCGAAAAAGGCTCCGACAAAGTCCTGACCACCTGTATGAGCGCCGTGCGCCGGGGCGGTGTGGTAACGGTGCTGGGCGTGTACACTGCCCCGTTCGATAACTTCCCTGTGCACCAGTTCTTCGATAAAGGCATCACGCTCCGGGGCGGTCAGGCTCCGGCCCAGAAACATATCGATAAGCTTCTGCAATACGTCGTTGAAGGCAAGGTTGTCCTCGACGATATCATTACCCACCGCCTGCCGCTCATGGAAGCGGCGCACGGCTACGATATTTTCCGCAATAAGAAGGATAACTGCGTAAAAGTGGTGCTGAAGCCCTAG
- a CDS encoding UDP-2,3-diacylglucosamine diphosphatase — MTRPPQLPDLVLPPGRRVYFASDFHLGTPNAASSLERERRIVRWLTEAARDAAAIYLLGDIFDFWFEYRHAIPRGFIRLQGKLAELTDAGIPVVFFTGNHDMWMFDYFTKELNIPILRHPVSQRIGGHQFHIGHGDGLGPGDHTYKVLKRVFASPVAQWLFARLHPNLGIGIANRWSRRSRLQNGAADEQYFGEDEWLLTYCREVEQQFPHEYYVFGHRHLPLDVEVVPGSRYVNLGEWVNYCSYGVYDGNQLALQHYEQ, encoded by the coding sequence ATGACGCGCCCGCCGCAACTACCTGACCTCGTTCTGCCACCCGGCCGCCGGGTGTATTTCGCTTCCGATTTTCACCTCGGAACTCCCAATGCCGCCAGTTCGCTGGAACGGGAACGGCGCATTGTGCGCTGGCTGACCGAGGCGGCCCGGGATGCTGCTGCCATTTACCTGCTCGGTGATATTTTTGATTTCTGGTTTGAGTATCGCCATGCCATTCCGCGCGGGTTTATTCGGCTGCAAGGCAAGCTGGCGGAGCTAACCGATGCGGGCATTCCTGTTGTTTTCTTCACTGGCAACCACGATATGTGGATGTTCGACTACTTCACCAAGGAGCTGAACATTCCCATCCTGCGGCACCCGGTGAGCCAGCGTATCGGTGGCCATCAGTTCCACATCGGCCACGGCGACGGCCTGGGCCCCGGCGACCATACCTACAAAGTGCTGAAGCGGGTGTTTGCCTCGCCGGTAGCGCAATGGCTGTTCGCACGCTTGCATCCGAACTTGGGAATTGGCATTGCCAACCGCTGGAGTCGGCGCAGCCGCCTGCAGAACGGCGCAGCCGATGAGCAGTATTTCGGCGAAGATGAATGGCTGCTGACGTATTGCCGGGAGGTGGAGCAGCAGTTTCCGCACGAGTACTACGTGTTCGGACACCGGCATTTGCCGCTCGATGTGGAAGTAGTTCCCGGCAGCCGCTACGTGAACCTTGGCGAGTGGGTCAATTATTGCTCCTATGGCGTGTATGACGGGAACCAGCTCGCATTGCAGCACTATGAGCAATAG
- a CDS encoding LutC/YkgG family protein → MSDTSRDIVLRRIRESLRQPSPLPARPDFSAPLHPRPAATDDLAVAFAQSFVRVGGVFFFCETVEHFYDQLFAYKQEKGLENLYVWEPELKKLLHDGNIGFQSDETNFLEHADASLTTCESLVARTGSVLVGAATGSGRRLSIYPDQHLILARTSQVVTDIGEGLKLLQEKYGADKLPSMVSLTTGPSRTADIEKTLVLGAHGPRSIVLFLLDDAPAATT, encoded by the coding sequence ATGTCGGATACCTCGCGTGATATTGTTCTGCGCCGCATTCGGGAGTCGTTGCGGCAACCGTCGCCACTGCCGGCCCGGCCCGATTTTTCGGCCCCGCTGCACCCCCGGCCGGCCGCTACCGATGATCTGGCAGTAGCTTTTGCTCAGAGCTTCGTGCGGGTAGGAGGAGTTTTCTTCTTCTGCGAAACGGTAGAACACTTTTACGACCAGCTGTTTGCCTATAAGCAGGAAAAGGGTCTGGAGAATCTATACGTGTGGGAGCCGGAACTGAAAAAGCTGCTGCATGATGGTAACATCGGGTTCCAGAGTGATGAAACAAACTTCTTGGAACACGCCGATGCCAGCCTGACTACCTGCGAATCACTCGTGGCGCGCACTGGCAGCGTATTGGTGGGAGCCGCTACGGGTAGTGGCCGCCGCCTTAGCATCTATCCTGATCAGCACCTGATTCTGGCCCGCACTTCGCAGGTAGTTACCGACATCGGGGAGGGCCTGAAGCTGTTGCAGGAGAAATACGGAGCTGACAAATTGCCTTCTATGGTGTCCCTGACCACGGGGCCCAGCCGCACGGCTGATATTGAAAAAACGTTGGTGCTCGGTGCGCATGGCCCGCGCAGCATCGTGTTGTTTTTGCTGGATGACGCGCCCGCCGCAACTACCTGA
- the ftsH gene encoding ATP-dependent zinc metalloprotease FtsH, with protein MSDTTPKKKKPTLPSPAPRPGMQLWVLTGLVVLILGMVYLSRGNPLIDITQQRFEQMLVNGDVRDVTLLANERQVEVTLKPEATKKAPYNAELSRRGPLATEQGAQYGFRVVDGKTFKEDLDKVQATQPADQRVGLKVTDRTGYGDYIPTLGLMILLFAGFWLLMRRMGGAGGPGGQIFNIGKSRAALFEGGDKVKITFKDVAGLEEAKEEVQEIVEFLKNPSKFTVLGGKIPKGALLVGPPGTGKTLLAKAVAGEADVPFFSLSGSDFVEMFVGVGAARVRDLFKQAKAKAPCIIFIDEIDAIGRSRSKGNMPGGNDERENTLNSLLVEMDGFGTDSGVIILAATNRPDTLDSALLRPGRFDRQVSIDKPDINGRTQIFNVHLKPLTLGPDVEAKKLAAQTPGFAGAEIANVCNEAALIAARRDKKMVTMQDFTDAVDRVIGGLEKKNKIISPGEKRIVAYHEAGHAIAGWFLEHADPLVKVSIVPRGVAALGYAQYLPREQFLYNTEQLMDEMCMTLGGRAAEDIVFGKVSTGALSDLERITKVAYSIVTMYGMNAKLGNVSFYDSKGQNEYGFTKPYSEATSQMIDEEVRTIIEQAYIRTKELLTERRHELEVVAKELLEKEILQQEDLVRLVGKRPFDSQTTYQAHMAGTDRSETLSERKQEHPGVPLGNDLPSLNLPGVDDGSAPAGGPTETGGSAVTPV; from the coding sequence ATGTCTGATACGACGCCCAAAAAGAAGAAACCTACGCTGCCGAGCCCTGCTCCCCGGCCAGGTATGCAGCTTTGGGTGCTCACGGGACTGGTGGTACTCATCCTCGGGATGGTGTACCTCTCGCGTGGCAACCCGCTGATTGATATTACGCAGCAGCGTTTCGAGCAGATGCTTGTAAACGGTGATGTCCGGGACGTGACCCTACTGGCGAATGAGCGGCAGGTAGAAGTGACCCTGAAGCCCGAAGCCACTAAAAAAGCGCCTTACAACGCTGAGTTGAGCCGTCGTGGGCCCCTGGCTACTGAGCAGGGTGCCCAGTATGGCTTCCGGGTGGTGGATGGCAAAACCTTCAAGGAAGACCTCGACAAGGTGCAGGCAACCCAACCTGCCGACCAGCGGGTGGGCCTGAAAGTAACTGACCGCACCGGTTACGGCGACTATATCCCTACGCTGGGCCTGATGATTCTGCTGTTTGCTGGTTTCTGGCTGCTTATGCGCCGCATGGGCGGAGCGGGTGGTCCCGGAGGCCAGATTTTCAACATCGGCAAGTCGCGCGCCGCGCTGTTTGAGGGCGGTGATAAAGTGAAGATTACCTTCAAAGACGTAGCTGGTCTGGAAGAAGCCAAGGAAGAAGTACAGGAGATTGTGGAGTTCCTCAAGAATCCCTCAAAATTCACGGTTCTCGGCGGTAAAATCCCGAAAGGTGCCCTCCTGGTAGGTCCTCCCGGTACGGGTAAAACCCTGCTGGCCAAAGCTGTAGCCGGCGAAGCTGACGTGCCGTTTTTCTCGCTGTCGGGTTCCGATTTCGTGGAAATGTTTGTGGGCGTAGGCGCAGCCCGGGTACGTGACCTGTTCAAACAGGCCAAAGCCAAGGCACCCTGCATCATCTTCATTGATGAAATTGATGCCATTGGCCGGAGCCGCAGCAAAGGCAACATGCCCGGCGGCAACGATGAGCGGGAGAACACCCTGAACTCGCTGCTGGTAGAAATGGACGGTTTTGGTACCGATTCCGGGGTTATTATCCTGGCTGCTACCAACCGTCCCGATACGCTTGATTCGGCTCTGCTGCGTCCTGGCCGTTTCGACCGGCAGGTCAGCATCGATAAGCCGGACATCAACGGCCGAACCCAGATTTTCAACGTGCACTTGAAGCCGCTGACGCTGGGACCCGACGTGGAAGCCAAAAAGCTGGCAGCCCAGACGCCTGGTTTCGCTGGTGCCGAAATTGCCAACGTCTGCAACGAGGCGGCCCTGATTGCCGCCCGCCGCGACAAGAAGATGGTGACCATGCAGGACTTCACCGATGCGGTGGACCGGGTAATCGGTGGTCTGGAGAAAAAGAATAAGATCATCAGCCCTGGTGAGAAGCGCATTGTGGCTTACCACGAGGCGGGCCACGCCATTGCCGGCTGGTTCCTCGAACACGCCGACCCGTTGGTGAAGGTGAGCATTGTACCCCGGGGAGTAGCCGCATTGGGCTATGCGCAGTACCTGCCCCGGGAGCAGTTCCTCTACAACACCGAGCAGTTGATGGACGAAATGTGCATGACGCTGGGTGGCCGGGCTGCTGAAGACATTGTATTCGGCAAGGTTTCAACCGGTGCCTTGTCTGATCTGGAGCGCATCACGAAAGTGGCTTACAGCATCGTGACGATGTACGGGATGAATGCCAAGCTCGGCAACGTGTCGTTCTATGACTCGAAAGGGCAGAACGAGTACGGTTTTACCAAGCCGTATTCGGAAGCCACTTCGCAGATGATTGACGAGGAAGTACGCACCATCATTGAGCAGGCCTATATCCGCACCAAAGAACTGCTGACCGAGCGTCGGCACGAGTTGGAAGTAGTGGCCAAAGAGCTGCTGGAAAAGGAAATTCTGCAACAGGAAGATCTGGTGCGACTGGTAGGTAAGCGGCCCTTCGACAGCCAGACTACCTATCAGGCCCACATGGCGGGCACTGACCGCTCAGAAACCCTGAGCGAGCGGAAGCAGGAGCACCCCGGGGTGCCTCTGGGCAACGACCTGCCCAGCCTGAACCTTCCCGGCGTAGATGACGGCAGTGCCCCTGCGGGCGGCCCAACTGAGACTGGCGGCTCAGCCGTGACGCCAGTTTAA
- the rsfS gene encoding ribosome silencing factor yields MKSTLVRQDSDKLADVVVRGMQEKKAADIVVLNLKELKNAVADYFIICSASSDTQIEAIARSVEEEVEKLTGQNPWQTEGRMNREWVLLDYVDVVVHVFLRDRRQFYALEELWGDAEITHVAEEETPAAVK; encoded by the coding sequence ATGAAAAGTACCCTGGTCCGGCAGGATTCGGACAAGTTGGCAGATGTAGTAGTGCGCGGCATGCAGGAGAAGAAGGCCGCTGACATCGTGGTGCTCAACCTCAAAGAACTTAAAAATGCCGTTGCGGATTATTTCATCATCTGCTCGGCTTCTTCCGATACTCAAATTGAAGCCATTGCGCGCTCCGTTGAAGAAGAAGTAGAAAAGCTTACCGGCCAGAACCCCTGGCAAACTGAAGGCCGCATGAACCGCGAGTGGGTGCTGCTTGATTACGTGGACGTAGTAGTGCACGTATTCCTGCGTGACCGTCGGCAGTTCTACGCGCTGGAGGAGTTGTGGGGTGATGCCGAAATTACGCACGTGGCGGAGGAAGAAACTCCGGCAGCCGTAAAGTAA